The window TCTGGTGGTGGTCTCAAACCGCCTTCCCGTGGTCCTGAAGTGGGAGCATGAGCGGTGGACCGTCCGGGCCGGAGCCGGCGGCCTGGTCACTGCTCTGGCGCCGGTGCTCAGCCGGAACGGCGGGGTATGGATGGGGTGGCCGGGAACCTCGGAGCAGGCGGATGTGCACGCTCCGCTGGAGGAATTTTCCCAGAGCCAAGGCTACCTGCTCCATCCGGTTATTCTACAGACTGAGGATGTACGCGGGTACTACTATGGATTTTCCAACGAAGTCCTGTGGCCACTGCTCCATGGATTTCATACCCACTGCAATTTCAAGCTGGACTACTGGGAAAAGTATCAGAAGGTCAACAATCGATTCGCCCAGGAGATTCTGCAGGTAACCACAGAAGATGATTATGTTTGGGTCCACGACTATCATCTAATGTGTGTTGCCCGGGAGATCAACAAGGGACTGTCCCGTCGAAAATGTGGGTTCTTTCTGCACATTCCCTTTCCCGGGCCGGAGATATTCCTCAAGCTCCCCTGGCGGCGGTCCATCCTGGGCTCCCTGTTGGAGTTCGATCTTATAGGGTTTCAGACCTCTCAGGACATGATGAACTTTGTCCGGTGCCTGGAATGCCTGTGCTCCAATACCCGGGTGCATACGGAGCAGAATCTGGCCTGGATCGCATGCGGGGACAAGGAGGTCACGGCTGGTACCTTTCCCATCAGCATCGACTTTGACGAGTTCGCCGAGCTGGCGGCATCCAAGGAGGTCTCCAGCCGAACGGACAAGCTGCATATGCTCCACCCGGACCAGCAGGTCATTCTGGGGGTGGACCGGCTGGACTACACCAAGGGCATCCCCCAGCGCCTGGAGGCCATTCGGCAAGCTTTGATCCGCTTTCCGGACTTAAAAGGCAAGATCGCCCTGCTGCAGGTCCTGGTGCCCAGCAGGGAAGAGGTCCCGGAATACCAGGCCCTGAAAGAGGAGATCGAGCGTCTTGTGGGGGAGATAAACGGGCAGTTCACCGAGCCGGGCTGGATTCCGGTCCATTATCTGTACCGCAGCTTGCCCAGAGCTGATCTGGTCTCTTTCTATCTGGCCTCGGAAATGGCCTTGATAACCCCGTTGTGGGACGGCATGAACCTGGTGGCCAAGGAGTACTGCGTATGCAACTACCGGGAGGACGGAGTGCTGATTCTCAGCGAGTTCGCCGGGGCAGCTTCTCAACTTTACTCGGATGCAATTCTGGTCAATCCCTATGACGTGAATGCCGTGACCGAAGCCATCCGCCGGGCATTCTACATGCATCCTTCCGAGCGCCAGTCCAGGATGCGCCGTCTGCGGCAAACCATAAAGACCTACGATATCCACTTTTGGCTGGATTCATTTCTGCAGGCCGCCTTTGACAGCCGGCCCCAGGAAGTCCCCATGGCCGGGTTCTCGACCTTCCTGTCCAGCATTGACCGGTTGTGATCTGCAATGTTCGCCGGGACGCGCCGGCCGAAGGACTATGAGCCAGAGCGCTACGCAGGGACCAAGAAGGCAGGCCAAGAAAAGCCTGGGACAGAACTTTCTGATCGATCCCAATGTGGTCCGAAAGATCGTCGGCTGTCTGGATGTCCAGCCCTTAGAGGCCATTGTGGAGATCGGCCCCGGCCGCGGGGCCCTGACCGGGGTCCTGCTCGAGCAGGGAGCGCGGGTCATCGCGTTGGAAAAGGATTCCGGTCTCGCTGTAGAGCTTAAAACCCGCCATCCGGATGTACAGCTCGCCGTCGCCGATGCCTTGAAATGTGCCTGGAACCGGCTCCCACAGGCCGGAATAGGCAAGGTGATCGGCAATCTGCCCTACAATATCGCCTCCCCCCTGATCTGGGATCTGACCGCCCAGTTCCAGGCAGTGCCCGGCCGCATCGTGGTCATGCTCCAGAAGGAGGTGGCCCGGAGGTTGACCGCCTCCCCGGGGAGCAGGGTCTACGGCGCCCTGTCGGTCTGGGTCCAGACCTTTGTGCAGCCCAGGTTGGAGTTCATCCTCAGCCCTGAGGTGTTTCGGCCTCGGCCTCGGGTTGATTCAGCAGTGGTCTCCATGTCCTGCCGGTCCGAGCGGCCGACGGCAGATGAGGGGGCGGCCCTGGCCGGGCTGCTGCGCGTCTGTTTTCAAAAGCGCCGCAAGCAGCTCAAGACATCGTTGCGCGGCGTATGGTCCGGGCCGGTTCAGGAGTGGTTTGCAGCCCATGGGGTGGATCCCAGGACCAGGGCAGAGGCCTTGACCCCCGGGGAGTTCCTGTCCTTGGCCCAGGTCCTTCCTGCTGCGGCCTGGACCGGAGATGGGAAGGCAAGACATTGATTTGTCGCTTGTTTTTTGTGCTCCTGGGGGCGATCCCCGGAAACCCTTGACAAATGCGGATTTTTAGGTTTTGGTCTGGGAAAAGGCGGGACAGGCGGGTCGGCGCGGACCGAACAGCGGCGTGTTCCGGTCCAGGTCGGCATGCGGCGGCTGCCTGCCCTTGTGCTCGGCAGTGCCCTGTTGACAGTCTTGGAGAGCGCACGTACTCACAGATGGACACCAATGCAAAAGGAGGAAACGTATGACCAAAGCAGATCTGATCTCGAAAGTGGCCGAAAAATCAGAGTTGACTAAAGCAGACTCCGAAAGGGCCCTGAATGCCTGTCTCTCAGCCATTGAAGACATTCTGGTCCGGGAAGGGAAGCTGACCTTGACCGGTTTCGGCACTTTCCAGGTCGAGGAGCGCAAGGAGCGCAAGGGGCGCAATCCGCAGACCGGAGCCGAGATTACAATTCCCTCGGCCAAGGTGGTCAAGTTCCGGCCCGGCAAGCTGCTCAAGGACGCCATCCGCTAGGGTGTCCTGACTGTCTTTTCGGCGTGTTGAGGCCCTGGCAGCTCACCCGGTGATGCACCGGAATACGGGACGCGGATGGACCAAAGGATGTGCTGCAAGGTATTTGCCGCCGATCAGTCGGCGCGGACCGCTCCAGGCAATGGTTTCTTTGCAATGGTCCCACGCATTGAGGAAGTTCGGCCGGGCTCAAGGGCCTTCAAAGAGCGCAGGATGCGGCTTTACTGACCCGGGTCCGGGCGTAAATGGGCAGGGATCTGGTCCAGAACCGTCCGGGATGAGGGCCCTTTACATGCGGCACGATATGTCGGCTTGCATTTGTATTTTTTTTGGGATAGATTGCATGATTCTTTCTGTTGCTTTTGACGCAGAGATATCTTTTTGAAGAAGGAGGTGACGACGTTTGCCTGGCATCATCCTCAATGATAACGACAATTTTGACTATGCTTTGCGTAAGTTCAAAAAACAGTGCGAGAAGTCCGGAATCCTTTCCGAACTCAAGA is drawn from Desulfovermiculus halophilus DSM 18834 and contains these coding sequences:
- a CDS encoding alpha,alpha-trehalose-phosphate synthase (UDP-forming), which translates into the protein MIHTSFDRLVVVSNRLPVVLKWEHERWTVRAGAGGLVTALAPVLSRNGGVWMGWPGTSEQADVHAPLEEFSQSQGYLLHPVILQTEDVRGYYYGFSNEVLWPLLHGFHTHCNFKLDYWEKYQKVNNRFAQEILQVTTEDDYVWVHDYHLMCVAREINKGLSRRKCGFFLHIPFPGPEIFLKLPWRRSILGSLLEFDLIGFQTSQDMMNFVRCLECLCSNTRVHTEQNLAWIACGDKEVTAGTFPISIDFDEFAELAASKEVSSRTDKLHMLHPDQQVILGVDRLDYTKGIPQRLEAIRQALIRFPDLKGKIALLQVLVPSREEVPEYQALKEEIERLVGEINGQFTEPGWIPVHYLYRSLPRADLVSFYLASEMALITPLWDGMNLVAKEYCVCNYREDGVLILSEFAGAASQLYSDAILVNPYDVNAVTEAIRRAFYMHPSERQSRMRRLRQTIKTYDIHFWLDSFLQAAFDSRPQEVPMAGFSTFLSSIDRL
- the rsmA gene encoding 16S rRNA (adenine(1518)-N(6)/adenine(1519)-N(6))-dimethyltransferase RsmA, translated to MSQSATQGPRRQAKKSLGQNFLIDPNVVRKIVGCLDVQPLEAIVEIGPGRGALTGVLLEQGARVIALEKDSGLAVELKTRHPDVQLAVADALKCAWNRLPQAGIGKVIGNLPYNIASPLIWDLTAQFQAVPGRIVVMLQKEVARRLTASPGSRVYGALSVWVQTFVQPRLEFILSPEVFRPRPRVDSAVVSMSCRSERPTADEGAALAGLLRVCFQKRRKQLKTSLRGVWSGPVQEWFAAHGVDPRTRAEALTPGEFLSLAQVLPAAAWTGDGKARH